AATAGAGGTAAAATTGTATACATAATACCTTCCTCAGACTTCACTCGTAAAAATACACCGAGTATTGTTGTTGTATCAAAGATCAAGCACTAAAACCAGAAGTTAAAAGTGGTGAGATGGTAAGTACTTTCTCATCTTAATCAGAGGTCTTAGTTGAAACCTGCAGTCAAatacaaaatcattttttttaggAAGCAGTTTACTTTTGATATGAGATTCCTAACGAAAATTCAGTAGTCGAAATTCAATGCGAATATCGGACAGCAATATAAATAAGACGTCAACACGCTATGAATTTTCTCTTTGAATTGGGCAAATTCATGCAATATTCATGACTACGTACTGACAAGTCGTCTGAAGTTAACAATCTTGCACGATGCTGACAATAGAGTGACAAGCTTTGCACATTTACATGCATTCATGGGCAACTTGCTCCACAAGTTAATTCTATATACGTACCACAATAATTAATGATATCTTCtttcaaatttggatttaaGATTTGACATTTATGAATTTATACGTATGATAATCTTGAATtatcttataataataataattgagtttttaataaaatagttataaatattttgtgaattatttagtaaatatatataatgcGAGCAAAAATTATCGAATTCACGTCAATCCGCACGTAAAGCTTTGGATAAGTGTGCCATATAATGTCCTCGTCTCGGAGGTGGCATCAAAGAATCTAATAGAAgtattcatgaaaatataaataGCGAGTGATTAGATATgtagatttaaaatttaaaacatacgactatttttataatgatttctaattaatatttacaataataATTGGCTTCACACAGTAATAAGTGATTCTTACTCTATATACAGGGTTTAAAGTTATTGAATTTCCATGAATCTGTATATTATATTCTAGATCTGTCTCTCTGACTTAGTCATCCGAATTAATAcacatacacaaaaaaaaactatatacGAAAGAGATTCAACAatttatatgaaattatttttacgCTATTATACAATGTAAGATTCGGACAGTAGTGTTTGGTGACCTGACATGTCATTTTGATTAAAGTGGATGAGATTAATGGCAGGACAAATTTGATTTACTTTAACACACAACCTCAAACAACTTTGACAACCTTTTAGCCGCTAAACTAAACATCAACTTGTGTTAAGAGGTGTcaatacttatatatatatatatatatatatatatatatatatatatatatatatatatatatatatatatattaaatcaaatttagatttatatatacaatgtaattttccGACGAAGGAATATCGCTTTGACACCACTAGAGCGCTCTGTCCATGCCGATAATATAACATTACGTATGTATATGAACAAATAATATAACATCCAAGAAATGTatgaaaatcaataatataacaTTAAAAACTTATATAGATCAATAGTATAACAAAGACCAATATTAAACCTTTTCTAATAACAAGAATTTAAGTTGAATAGTCGTCATCATCATTCACAAAGAGGAtaagaagtaaataaaaatacacatCGTAGATGGAATAAGATAATTTCAATATTCTTGACTAATAAGAGTCAATTATACATACAACGTTATCTAAAAACCTAAATTAGTAGCTAGGGacctaaaataaaaaaatttaaatgcaaATCTTAGTAAAATAAACCTACTTGTCCCTcatgttattttcttatattaaaTCTAGCTAGCCCCTTAGCTAATTTTCAAATCCTTTGAAAAGTTGATCAATTTCAAGAATATTATTGTAATAGGAAGAATTTGGATCAACTCCTCCTATAgcattttcttgaaattcaaaGCCATTTTCAAGAATATCATCATAGTAAGATGATGATGAGGATGATGAAATTCCAGAGCTCAAATCCATACAATTATAGCCCAGGTTGCTCGACCTCTTCAAAAACATCGACGGATATGTGTTAGATTCTTCAAAAGTAACGCATTTCTGGAGGATCCGACACGAGTCCAAGGAGCATAGATTATAACCATCTTCTTCAATTGTTTGAATTGTTGCatcattttcttgaatttcCATCAAGGTTGGAAGAGGGAATTGATCACAAGTTGAATTATTGGTTACATTTGGATCCATATGACTTGTGAATGTATTAGAATAATCCAATTTCCCAGAGTAATTTCTTGAATAATTGTGATTGAAATCACTAGAATTAATATTGTTGGTGAAATTGTAGTTGATGTCTCTAAGATTATTGTTTTGTGTTACCAAATGCTTTTTCTTCAACTTGGTATTCCAATGATTCTTCACATCATTATCTGTCCTTCCTTGTAGATTTGCAGCTATCACTGACCACCTTCATTTTTCACCAATAAATTTagtatcaaattaaatatgcGTTTGAACATGAATCAAgtgatatttgaaaaataactataatacgagaaattaaattgaaaaaaagaatGTGAAAGTTAAAATTATGTATCAATATGCATTTCTGatttcacaaaaaaatatattaaaattacctgcttccaatttgactatagagAGTTAAAATAATGTTATCTTCTTCCTCAGTGAACCCTCCATGTTTGATGTCTGGCCTAAGATAATTAAGCCATCTTAGCCTGCAACTCTTTCCACATCTTCTTAAaccttaaataataataaaaaattataaagaataagaatttaatttttatacacTAAACATGTTAACTAGCTAAAATAATACTATAGGAAAACTTTTTATAATAAGTGGAACTAATCGTTCAGTAAAAAATTATACTGATCAATAATGTAAAAATTCTATATATTATCAGTATATATAAGTTGAATATCATGAAGAAACAAATAACATAGTGAGGCAACACTAAATATACTTAATCATAAGGATTTAaagggaagatatgaatatcaCTATTAGAAAATTGCTAATTTTCAAGGAAAATTGGTTTGGTACCAACTTCCTTACATGCTAGTCAAATTTTGTCAGAAATTAACGATTTTCTGATAATAGAACCTGCTTTTTGAGGCAAAGCAATCCAATTGCCACCAGTGCCATTTTTCTCAAGATACTTCTTCAGAATGTTGTCTTCTTCAGGAGACCATGGTCCTCTTTTAACTTTGGTTTTGTCACAACAAGGAGCTCTTCCCATAATTTCCAAATTATAAAAACACTAgcttaaaaattttattttttttccacacAATACTAGAATGTCCTAAGCAAGACACTTAACTATATAATATAGTTGTCTTTGTTACTTAAAAAGAAGCAAAACAAAGAACTCCCCATTAGTCTAACATTatataaagagagagagagggctTCCTTTTACCCTTTTTTGGGGTGGTGGgtggggttggggttgggggAGTGGGGTGTTAGTGAACTTGACTTGGTCAACATTTAAAGGGTTAATTGCATTTCTGGTCCCTTGTTTACTGGTAAAGTCTGATTTTAGTTCTTGTAATATTTTGTTATGCACATATAACCGTCAAAACAATGTGTTTTTTTGGGGTTGTTTCGTAAATTTGCAATATTGagcctattttttagaattatATTACCTTTAAATATGgagtaaaaataagaaattaatatATTGTGTCAATAGTTAAATGATTTAATAAAATGTGTCAATATTTAAATGGTTTAATATTATGTGTTAATAGTTAAATGGTTAAATATAACGtcttttgtttttaaaattaatggaGTTGAAATTGAAGATGAAGTTGTATTTGATTATactttttacaaaaaatatttgtgtttgaatgaacTTAAATACAACTTTAAAAGTGAAAAGTGAGTAGCTGTTttccaaaattaaaatataacatcaagttaaatttgaatttttaatgatcaaatacttatttttaaataatttaaaaaatattcccttaaaaataaatacatttttatCGCCAAATGGGTCCTTTGTCTTTGAGttgaaaatttcattttcatttattGGATTAAAAATAGAACTCAGTCAATATGTTTGTTTAAAGACACTTGAGGGGCTACTATGCAATTGTCAACATATCTCCTATTTTTGCTATCAACTATATGGAGCCCACAAAACATTTTAATTAGCTCATGGTTGAATGGTCAACCTCTTTTACACCTACTAAACTTTACCATTTCTTAGAAATTTAATTCTAACAAACATTGAGATTTTActccattatatatatatatatatatatatatatatttgaaagagAGATTTGTTCAAgtcttattatttatttttttaagtcttTAATTTCTGtagttataatttttatatgtcTATCTTTATTCAAGTACGATTTTTTAGctgagaatttttttaaataatacttTTTACGTTTGTATGGCTTATGATTATACGAAGATCGTAAATAAATAAGAATGATTTATATAAAAGGTGATTTTTCGAAATGAACTGATGGTAAAGATTCTATCAAATAAGTTTTATCAAATATGTTGTAAATCCTACTCAGTATTACCTATTTCATATAGTCTCATCATGTTTATCTAGTGGAATACACCCTGTTTTTttcgattttttttctttttactaattaGTATTTCATATTTTACAAATAACCTAAACACAGTTTGTAGATGTCTCAGATGTTCTTgtatatttttactaaatactagAATATCATCTACATAGACTAATACAAAGTTTTTATAGTCTTCAAACATATcgtccatttttctttgaaaaataggcGGTGTTGTCTTTAAATGAAAAGGCATTGCTAACCATTCAAAATGTCCACCAGGCAGGCGGCCACGGGTCATAATGCACTCTTCGCACAACAAATCAGAGTAGTGAATGTTGTCCATTCTATACTTTCTGGGTGCATTTTTTTTTGCCAATATCCAGATTTACAATGGaatttactaaataattttttaccttgtatcctatttattaattcatttttatctGATAATTTATAAGCATCTATtctagtattatcatttaatcttTTGTAATTTATCACCATTCTAGCTTTTTCTCTTACTTGCTCACTATGATTTCTTACCATAAATGCAGCAGATCTATGTTTAGAAGTTGATCTTCTTAttacttctaattttaataGTTCTTTGATTTGTTTACTAAATTCCTCTGTGTCTTCATTATTTGCTTCTATAGTTGCTGTTTTTATAGTATATTCTGGATTGATTATGTCTAATTTAAACATGATTTTATTACAGCCCCAATGTATTAAAAGTTTTTCACCAATTATCTTCATTTCATCTAATATTGCTATTATACTATCTAAATCTTTAGAATTTTTTATAGTTCATATAATGTTTATTCCTTTCTGGAAATTATAAAATTCAGTTTCTACATTTATTAGTGTGCAATCTTTTTCTATATCTTCTAAGTATGATTGTTCTAAATAATCGTTGTATTCTTCATACAGGTTTTGTGAAGAACAACTTCCTCCTTTATAATCACATTCTTCGCAACATGGCATTGTACCCTTTTTAGGGGTTTTTATGTCTTTAATTTGAGATCTTCCTTTTGTAGGAGGGTATATAGTTTGTACTAGAGTATAAGTTGTATTTCTAAATAACATTATTCCATCTCTAGAAAACAAACTACTTCCATTATTTTGTATAAGAAAATGTAATCATATTACTAAATCTGTTTTGATGTCTAAATCTTTTGCCagtattttatacatattgtatGTAGGCTTATAAAATTCGttacatatattaataaaatttatttggcCTTTTTCTATGTAATGATTATAGAAGTTATAATGTCCATCTATTTATATTGTTGATATAGGCTCTTTAAAAGTTTTTAATACTTTTGTTGGCAATGTCATTTTGTTTATAAGACAAGACACGCTACGTGGCCCAGTCATTAATGACCGACAAACTGATAAGCTTCGTTTAATAATGCCCGTCGGGTGCTCATTGGGCCCCATCGTTACatgcattattaattttttatcttttttgacTCACATAGACAAACGCGTGCTTGTCCACAGTTTTCTCCTCTTTTAGAGGGTAGCGATAAAGTGACAACACTCTTTACAAGACAGTCGTGGCATACTCACATGACACACTTTTTACTTTTGTACAATAACCACATACGTCTTTATCGTGATCTTCTTTTTAGTATCGATATTTATCTTCTTGTCTTTATTGCCTCTGTTTTGTATTATGTATCTAAATTATGTAAGACAATGGAGTCAAAGTTCATTCCTGAGTCATCATCTTCATATGGGTCTTGGGCatcttgataattattttttccataGTCTTCATTACTCCCATAGTCTTATTCTGAAATTGGTCTCC
This sequence is a window from Solanum dulcamara chromosome 10, daSolDulc1.2, whole genome shotgun sequence. Protein-coding genes within it:
- the LOC129870852 gene encoding transcription factor MYB87-like, producing MGRAPCCDKTKVKRGPWSPEEDNILKKYLEKNGTGGNWIALPQKAGLRRCGKSCRLRWLNYLRPDIKHGGFTEEEDNIILTLYSQIGSRWSVIAANLQGRTDNDVKNHWNTKLKKKHLVTQNNNLRDINYNFTNNINSSDFNHNYSRNYSGKLDYSNTFTSHMDPNVTNNSTCDQFPLPTLMEIQENDATIQTIEEDGYNLCSLDSCRILQKCVTFEESNTYPSMFLKRSSNLGYNCMDLSSGISSSSSSSYYDDILENGFEFQENAIGGVDPNSSYYNNILEIDQLFKGFEN